Below is a window of Lacrimispora xylanolytica DNA.
ACTGCCCCTCCTTTTTTCTGTCCCATAAGCCAATAACAGCCCTGCCTTCTGCATAAGCAGAACACAGGGCTTTGGAATCATCAGACACGGTAATCTTATATTCAGTTCCTTCTATCATAAGTTCCCGTTCCAGAGTCATGGCCTTATACGGTTTCTGGTTCTGGATATTCTTCGCCGAAGGTTTCTGCTGTCATGGACTTGATCTTCTGCTCGCTCATAGGGCGGTCGTTGTAGTCTGTTTTCACATCAGCAATCTTGTTCACAATATCCATACCCTCAATCACTTTACCAAATCCAGCGTAAGCACCATCTAAATGAGGAGCTGGCTTGTGCATAATAAAGAACTGGGAGCCTGCGGAATCAGGATGCATGGCTCTTGCCATGGAAAGCACGCCTTCTGAATGCTTAAATGCATTGGCAACGCCATTCTGGCTGAATTCACCCTTAATGGAGTAGCCAGGACCGCCGGTTCCTGTTCCCTGAGGACAACCGCCCTGAATCATAAAACCATTGATGACTCTGTGAAAAATAAGGCCGTCATAAAATCCTTTTTTTACCAGACTTAAAAAGTTATTAACTGTGTTAGGTGCGATCTCCGGATAGAGCTCTGCTTTGATTATATCTCCATTTTCCATTGTAATTGTAATCACAGGATTTTTCATATTTTACTTCCTTTCCCGCCCTTAGGCTTAC
It encodes the following:
- a CDS encoding peptidylprolyl isomerase, with amino-acid sequence MKNPVITITMENGDIIKAELYPEIAPNTVNNFLSLVKKGFYDGLIFHRVINGFMIQGGCPQGTGTGGPGYSIKGEFSQNGVANAFKHSEGVLSMARAMHPDSAGSQFFIMHKPAPHLDGAYAGFGKVIEGMDIVNKIADVKTDYNDRPMSEQKIKSMTAETFGEEYPEPETV